A genomic window from Micromonospora sp. WMMA1947 includes:
- a CDS encoding ricin-type beta-trefoil lectin domain protein, whose product MVIPRPRSVRSGPSRLVISALALSLAATGRGLALAASPAQAATTITVNGASGGQTFDGVGAVSGGGGNSRLLIDYPEPQRGQILDYLFKPGYGAALQILKVEMGGDTNSTSGSEPSHEHVRGDLNCNRGYQWWIMEQAKARNPAIKLAALPWGAPGWIGNGNFMSQDMINYFVDWLGCARQHNLTMDYITAAQNEKRTDANWTISLRQALNAAGYSSVKIIYGDDYPGSWGPANAVAGNTTLRNSIDVLSGHYPCGYLSAQTTCTVSSTATSTGKTLWNSEGGSQDYNDGAKPLARGINRGYIDGRMVAYLNWDLIAAITPNLPWSTVGLILANQPWSGWYSVGKNTWALAHTTQFTAPGWRYLDSASGYLGGNRNNGSYVSLRSPTTGDYSTVVETMDATAAQQVTMNVTGGLSTGQVHIWSTNLNSNNTNDFFVRGADITPSSGSYSFTAQPGHLYTVTTTTGQGKGTATSPAQGSLGLPYRDDFDSYAGGRIPKYLQDMQGAFEIVGCGAGRAGMCLRQMSAQAPITWKTLADPATYGGNLNWGNYTVSADVLLEQSGYAQIMGRVGTTNLDPIGRYNGYFLRVTDSGAWSILRNNTAGQLATLRSGNVAALGTNRWHSLALGFSGTTITATIDGTTVGTVTDSTFGTGQVGFGTSQGQTAQFDNLAVVAGPGGNPGGTSGAWLNPNSSRCLDVPNQSQTNGTQVTLWECNGGTNQQWTATSSRQLQVYGNKCLDAEGQGTSSGTRVIIWDCNGGTNQQWNVNTDGTITGVQSGLCLSPNGGGTGNGTAIVLSACTGANSQKWSRA is encoded by the coding sequence ATGGTGATCCCCCGTCCCCGGTCCGTCCGATCCGGACCATCGCGTCTCGTCATCTCCGCCCTGGCCCTCTCCCTGGCGGCCACCGGCCGCGGCCTCGCGCTCGCCGCGAGCCCCGCCCAGGCGGCCACCACGATCACCGTCAACGGCGCCTCCGGGGGCCAGACGTTCGACGGGGTCGGCGCGGTCAGCGGCGGCGGCGGCAACAGCCGGCTGCTGATCGACTACCCGGAACCCCAGCGCGGGCAGATCCTGGACTATCTCTTCAAGCCCGGCTACGGCGCCGCGTTGCAGATCCTCAAGGTCGAGATGGGCGGCGACACCAACTCCACCAGCGGCTCGGAGCCGAGCCACGAGCACGTCCGGGGCGATCTCAACTGCAACCGTGGCTACCAGTGGTGGATCATGGAGCAGGCCAAGGCCCGCAACCCCGCCATCAAGCTGGCGGCCCTGCCCTGGGGTGCTCCCGGGTGGATCGGCAACGGCAACTTCATGTCTCAAGACATGATCAACTACTTCGTGGACTGGCTGGGCTGCGCGCGGCAGCACAACCTCACCATGGACTACATCACCGCCGCCCAGAACGAGAAGCGGACGGACGCGAACTGGACCATCAGCCTGCGCCAGGCGCTGAACGCCGCCGGCTACAGCAGCGTGAAGATCATTTACGGGGACGACTACCCCGGCAGCTGGGGCCCGGCCAACGCCGTGGCCGGCAACACCACGCTGCGCAACAGCATCGACGTGCTCAGCGGCCACTACCCGTGCGGCTACCTCAGCGCGCAGACCACCTGCACCGTCTCGTCCACGGCCACCTCCACCGGCAAGACGCTGTGGAACAGCGAGGGCGGCTCGCAGGACTACAACGACGGCGCCAAGCCGCTCGCGCGCGGCATCAACCGCGGCTACATCGACGGCCGGATGGTCGCCTACCTCAACTGGGACCTGATCGCCGCCATCACCCCGAACCTGCCCTGGTCCACGGTCGGGCTGATCCTGGCCAACCAGCCCTGGTCCGGCTGGTACTCGGTCGGCAAGAACACCTGGGCGCTGGCGCACACCACCCAGTTCACCGCGCCCGGCTGGCGCTACCTGGACTCGGCCTCGGGCTACCTCGGCGGCAACCGCAACAACGGCAGCTACGTGTCGCTGCGCTCGCCCACCACCGGCGACTACAGCACCGTCGTCGAGACCATGGACGCCACAGCGGCCCAGCAGGTCACCATGAACGTCACCGGCGGGCTGTCCACCGGCCAGGTGCACATCTGGTCCACGAACCTGAACTCGAACAACACGAACGACTTCTTCGTGCGCGGCGCGGACATCACCCCGTCGAGCGGGTCGTACTCGTTCACCGCCCAGCCCGGCCACCTCTACACCGTCACCACCACGACCGGTCAGGGCAAGGGCACCGCCACCAGCCCGGCCCAGGGCTCGCTGGGCCTGCCGTACCGCGACGACTTCGACAGCTACGCCGGCGGGCGGATCCCGAAGTACCTCCAGGACATGCAGGGCGCGTTCGAGATCGTCGGCTGCGGCGCCGGCCGGGCCGGCATGTGCCTGCGCCAGATGTCCGCGCAGGCGCCGATCACCTGGAAGACCCTCGCCGACCCGGCCACCTACGGCGGCAACCTGAACTGGGGCAACTACACCGTCTCCGCCGACGTCCTGCTCGAACAGTCCGGCTACGCCCAGATCATGGGCCGCGTCGGCACCACGAACCTCGACCCGATCGGCCGCTACAACGGCTACTTCCTCCGGGTCACCGACTCCGGCGCGTGGTCCATCCTGCGCAACAACACCGCCGGGCAGCTCGCCACGCTGCGCAGCGGGAACGTCGCGGCGCTGGGCACCAACCGCTGGCACAGCCTCGCGCTGGGCTTCTCCGGCACCACCATCACCGCGACCATCGACGGCACGACGGTCGGCACCGTCACCGACTCCACGTTCGGCACCGGCCAGGTCGGCTTCGGCACCAGCCAGGGCCAGACCGCCCAGTTCGACAACCTGGCGGTGGTCGCCGGCCCGGGCGGCAACCCCGGGGGTACGAGCGGCGCGTGGCTCAACCCCAACTCGAGCCGCTGCCTGGACGTGCCGAACCAGTCCCAGACCAACGGCACGCAGGTGACGTTGTGGGAGTGCAACGGCGGGACCAACCAGCAGTGGACGGCGACGTCGAGCCGCCAGCTCCAGGTGTACGGGAACAAGTGCCTGGACGCCGAGGGGCAGGGCACCTCGTCCGGCACCCGGGTGATCATCTGGGACTGCAACGGCGGCACCAACCAGCAGTGGAACGTCAACACCGACGGCACGATCACCGGCGTCCAGTCCGGACTGTGCCTGAGCCCGAACGGCGGCGGGACCGGCAACGGCACCGCGATCGTCCTGTCCGCCTGCACCGGCGCGAACAGCCAGAAGTGGAGCCGGGCGTGA
- a CDS encoding DinB family protein, producing the protein MSEPYDPKATLHHYLRAIRENLIWKLDGLSEREARLPRTATGNNFLGLLKHCLNVEAGYFGLTFGREFPTPEELVPFDAFDTDPQADWYAREDETKDGLIDLYRRVGAFADETIETLPLDAPGRVPWWQPGRQDVTLHHVIVHVCVDLARHAGHADVMREQHDATVGLGRDNRNVPEGYDWPAYVGKLSALADRFA; encoded by the coding sequence ATGAGTGAGCCGTACGACCCGAAGGCAACGCTGCACCACTACCTGCGCGCGATCCGGGAGAACCTGATCTGGAAGCTCGACGGGCTGAGCGAACGCGAGGCCCGGCTTCCCCGCACCGCGACCGGCAACAACTTCCTGGGCCTGCTCAAGCACTGCCTGAACGTCGAGGCCGGCTACTTCGGGCTCACGTTCGGCCGCGAGTTCCCCACGCCCGAGGAGCTGGTGCCGTTCGACGCGTTCGACACGGACCCGCAGGCGGACTGGTACGCGCGAGAGGACGAGACCAAGGACGGGCTGATCGACCTGTACCGCCGCGTCGGGGCGTTCGCGGACGAGACGATCGAGACGCTGCCGCTGGACGCGCCGGGGCGGGTGCCGTGGTGGCAGCCCGGCCGGCAGGACGTGACGCTGCACCATGTCATCGTGCACGTCTGCGTCGACCTGGCCCGGCACGCCGGGCACGCCGACGTCATGCGCGAGCAGCACGACGCGACGGTCGGGCTGGGACGGGACAACCGGAACGTTCCCGAGGGCTACGACTGGCCGGCGTACGTCGGTAAGCTGTCGGCGCTCGCCGACCGGTTCGCGTAG
- a CDS encoding PPOX class F420-dependent oxidoreductase produces MSKPPLPEPAVAMLGKPNPAVIATLRDGQPVSAATWYLWEDGRVLVNMDEGRRRLAHLRSDPRVSLTVLDEGNWYTHVSLIGRVVELRDDEGLADIDRISQHYTGRPYPRRDRARVSAWIEIERWHGWGAHKDNSQTG; encoded by the coding sequence ATGTCGAAGCCGCCGCTGCCCGAGCCCGCCGTCGCCATGCTGGGCAAACCGAATCCCGCCGTCATCGCCACGCTTCGCGACGGCCAGCCGGTGTCCGCGGCCACCTGGTACCTCTGGGAGGACGGCCGCGTCCTGGTGAACATGGACGAGGGCCGCCGCCGGCTGGCACACCTGCGCAGCGATCCCCGGGTCTCCCTGACCGTGCTGGACGAGGGGAACTGGTACACCCACGTCAGCCTGATCGGGCGGGTGGTCGAGCTGCGCGACGACGAGGGCCTGGCGGACATCGACCGGATCTCGCAGCACTACACCGGGCGCCCCTACCCCCGGCGGGACCGCGCCCGGGTCAGCGCCTGGATCGAGATCGAGCGCTGGCACGGGTGGGGCGCGCACAAGGACAACAGCCAGACCGGCTGA
- a CDS encoding RICIN domain-containing protein, translated as MRTRTRKWLTAGAALALLAAGVLTPAGPAGAESNGGTRVMPLGDSITEGTQVPGGYRIGLWQRLAGGGYRVDLVGSQFNGPGNLGDHDHEGHPGWRIDQIDANITGWLNAYQPRTVLLHIGTNDILQNYNVSTAPNRLSSLIDRITNTAPNADVFVAQIIPLANSGQAAAVRTFNAALPGIVQSKVNAGKRVHLVDQYSALTTADLIDGVHPTATGYDKMAAVWYRALQSVSGSIGTPGSSGGTYQNVQLVGAGSGRCLDVPNGSTTNGTAVQLYDCWGGTMQRWTYTSTKQLQVLGNKCLDASGRGTANGTSVIIWDCNGQPNQQWNLNANGTISGVQSGRCLDAAGYGTANGTRINLWDCHGGTNQQWSTRA; from the coding sequence ATGCGTACCAGAACGAGGAAGTGGCTCACCGCGGGCGCCGCGCTGGCGCTGCTGGCCGCCGGTGTGCTCACGCCCGCCGGGCCGGCGGGTGCCGAGTCCAACGGCGGCACCCGGGTGATGCCGCTGGGTGACTCCATCACCGAGGGCACGCAGGTGCCGGGCGGCTACCGGATCGGCCTGTGGCAGCGGCTGGCCGGTGGCGGCTACCGGGTCGACCTGGTCGGCTCCCAGTTCAACGGGCCGGGCAACCTCGGCGACCACGACCACGAGGGTCACCCCGGCTGGCGCATCGACCAGATCGACGCCAACATCACCGGCTGGCTGAACGCCTACCAGCCGCGCACGGTGCTGCTGCACATCGGCACCAACGACATCCTGCAGAACTACAACGTGTCGACCGCGCCGAACCGGCTCTCCTCGCTCATCGACCGCATCACCAACACCGCGCCGAACGCGGACGTGTTCGTCGCGCAGATCATCCCGCTCGCCAACTCCGGCCAGGCGGCGGCGGTACGCACGTTCAACGCCGCGCTGCCCGGGATCGTGCAGTCGAAGGTAAACGCCGGCAAGCGCGTCCACCTGGTCGACCAGTACTCGGCGCTGACCACCGCCGACCTGATCGACGGCGTCCACCCGACCGCCACCGGCTACGACAAGATGGCCGCGGTCTGGTACCGCGCGTTGCAGTCGGTGTCCGGCAGCATCGGCACCCCTGGGAGCAGCGGCGGCACGTACCAGAACGTGCAGCTCGTGGGCGCCGGCTCGGGCCGGTGCCTGGACGTGCCGAACGGCAGCACCACGAACGGCACCGCGGTGCAGCTCTACGACTGCTGGGGCGGCACGATGCAGCGCTGGACCTACACCTCGACCAAGCAGTTGCAGGTGCTCGGCAACAAGTGCCTGGACGCCAGCGGGCGGGGCACCGCGAACGGCACCAGCGTGATCATCTGGGACTGCAACGGCCAGCCCAACCAGCAGTGGAACCTCAACGCCAACGGCACGATCAGCGGGGTGCAGTCCGGGCGCTGCCTGGACGCGGCCGGCTACGGCACCGCCAACGGAACCAGGATCAACCTCTGGGACTGCCACGGCGGCACCAACCAGCAGTGGAGCACGCGCGCCTGA
- a CDS encoding family 43 glycosylhydrolase — protein sequence MLALLGLAPAIAGGLKPTAARADNPIVQTIYTADPAPLVYNNRVYLYTGHDEDNSTWFTMKEWRVYSSDDMVNWTDHGSPLSLATFSWAKQDAWAGQAVHRNGKFYWYVPMVVRATGQMGIGVAVADSPTGPFRDAIGRPLVSNGEIDPTVFIDDDGQAYLYWGNPRLWYVKLNADMISYSGSPTQIPLTAAGFGARTGDANRPTLYEEGPWVYKRNGLYYMVFAAKCCSEFIAYSTAPGPLGPWTYRGTVMPTQGSSFTNHPGITDYKGGSYFFYHNGALPGGGGFTRSVAVEKFSYGADGSIPTINMTTTGAPQIGTLNPYVRQEAETSAWASGVETEPASGGGMNVGFIDNGDYLKIKGVAFGTGATSYTARVASAGSGGTIELRLDGTSGPVVGTCRVSGTGGWQTWADTTCAVSGATGTHDLYLRFTGGSGSLFNIDHWRFTPAGSTPPPTDPPTTTPPPIDPPPTTAPPTTPPPSGDACTATYRTTNSWSGGFQAEVTVTAGAAALNGWSVRWNLASGQSISQVWSGTLSTSGSTATVRNAAYNGSVPASGSTTFGFIANGSPIIPSLTCTSP from the coding sequence ATGCTCGCCCTGCTCGGGCTGGCCCCGGCCATCGCCGGCGGGCTGAAGCCGACCGCCGCCCGGGCGGACAACCCGATCGTGCAGACCATCTACACGGCCGACCCGGCCCCGCTCGTGTACAACAACCGGGTCTACCTGTACACCGGCCACGACGAGGACAACTCGACCTGGTTCACCATGAAGGAATGGCGGGTCTACTCGTCCGACGACATGGTGAACTGGACCGACCACGGATCGCCGCTCAGCCTCGCCACGTTCAGCTGGGCCAAGCAGGACGCGTGGGCCGGCCAGGCGGTCCACCGCAACGGCAAGTTCTACTGGTACGTGCCGATGGTCGTGCGGGCGACCGGCCAGATGGGCATCGGGGTGGCGGTGGCGGACAGCCCGACCGGGCCGTTCCGGGACGCCATCGGGCGCCCGCTGGTGAGCAACGGCGAGATCGACCCCACCGTGTTCATCGACGACGACGGCCAGGCCTACCTCTACTGGGGCAACCCCCGCCTGTGGTACGTCAAGCTGAACGCGGACATGATCTCGTACTCGGGCAGTCCGACCCAGATCCCGCTGACCGCGGCGGGTTTCGGGGCACGGACCGGGGACGCGAACCGGCCGACCCTCTACGAGGAGGGGCCGTGGGTGTACAAGCGCAACGGCCTCTACTACATGGTCTTCGCGGCCAAGTGCTGCTCGGAGTTCATCGCCTACTCGACCGCGCCCGGGCCGCTGGGACCGTGGACGTACCGCGGCACCGTCATGCCCACCCAGGGCAGCAGCTTCACCAACCACCCCGGGATCACCGACTACAAGGGCGGCTCGTACTTCTTCTACCACAACGGCGCGCTGCCCGGCGGCGGCGGTTTCACCAGGTCGGTGGCGGTGGAGAAGTTCTCCTACGGCGCCGACGGCTCGATCCCGACGATCAACATGACCACCACCGGCGCGCCGCAGATCGGCACGCTCAACCCGTATGTCCGGCAGGAGGCCGAGACGAGCGCCTGGGCGTCCGGCGTGGAGACCGAGCCGGCCAGCGGCGGCGGGATGAACGTCGGCTTCATCGACAACGGCGACTACCTCAAGATCAAGGGCGTCGCCTTCGGGACCGGCGCGACCTCGTACACCGCCCGGGTGGCCTCCGCGGGCAGCGGCGGCACCATCGAGCTGCGGCTGGACGGGACCAGCGGCCCGGTGGTGGGCACCTGCCGGGTGTCCGGCACCGGCGGCTGGCAGACCTGGGCCGACACGACCTGCGCGGTCAGCGGCGCCACCGGCACCCATGACCTCTACCTGCGGTTCACCGGCGGCAGCGGCTCGCTGTTCAACATCGACCACTGGCGGTTCACCCCCGCCGGGAGCACGCCGCCGCCCACCGACCCGCCGACCACCACGCCGCCGCCGATCGATCCCCCGCCGACCACTGCGCCGCCCACCACGCCGCCGCCGAGCGGTGACGCCTGCACCGCCACCTACCGCACCACGAACTCCTGGTCGGGCGGATTCCAGGCCGAGGTCACGGTCACGGCCGGCGCGGCGGCGCTCAACGGCTGGTCCGTGCGATGGAACCTCGCGAGCGGCCAGAGCATCAGCCAGGTCTGGAGCGGCACGCTGAGCACCAGCGGCTCCACGGCGACCGTCCGCAACGCCGCGTACAACGGCTCGGTGCCCGCGTCCGGCTCCACCACGTTCGGCTTCATCGCCAACGGCTCGCCGATCATCCCCTCCCTGACCTGCACCAGCCCGTGA